One part of the Ruegeria sp. SCSIO 43209 genome encodes these proteins:
- a CDS encoding ABC transporter ATP-binding protein → MTQPVFQIEDLVIDLYTEQVSVRAVDTASLSVMPGEILAIVGESGSGKTVMTLGPLGLLPEGVSVDIRGSAVCGGQSLLNRSDRVLAGNPRVLIADEPTTALDATVQAQILELIKDIQQQEDIAVVLITHDIGVVASVADRVAVLYTGRVVESSTVAQVLTAPVHPYTQGLLASVPNLRANSNEVPKGIPGSSPDQSRLRTGCPFDTRCSRMLPVCATQRPALIPVPEDGIHVTACHAAQAELESA, encoded by the coding sequence ATGACCCAACCCGTCTTTCAAATCGAGGATCTTGTGATCGATCTTTACACTGAGCAAGTCTCGGTCCGGGCGGTCGATACCGCCTCGCTGTCGGTGATGCCGGGTGAGATTCTGGCAATTGTCGGCGAAAGCGGATCGGGCAAAACGGTGATGACGTTGGGCCCGTTGGGCCTTCTGCCCGAAGGCGTATCAGTCGATATTCGCGGCAGTGCTGTGTGCGGCGGGCAATCGCTGCTGAACCGCTCCGACCGGGTGCTGGCGGGCAATCCGCGCGTGCTGATCGCGGATGAGCCGACAACGGCACTGGACGCCACCGTGCAGGCGCAGATTCTGGAACTGATCAAGGATATCCAGCAACAGGAAGATATCGCGGTGGTGCTGATCACCCATGATATCGGCGTGGTCGCTTCGGTCGCCGACCGCGTGGCGGTGCTCTATACGGGTCGGGTGGTGGAAAGCAGCACGGTTGCGCAGGTGCTAACCGCACCGGTGCACCCTTATACGCAGGGGTTGCTGGCCTCGGTCCCTAATCTGCGGGCCAACAGCAACGAAGTACCCAAGGGCATCCCCGGATCGTCCCCTGATCAGTCGCGGCTGCGCACCGGTTGCCCGTTCGATACGCGCTGTTCGCGCATGCTCCCGGTCTGCGCCACCCAACGCCCGGCGCTCATCCCGGTGCCTGAGGACGGGATTCATGTCACAGCCTGCCACGCGGCGCAGGCGGAACTGGAAAGTGCCTGA
- a CDS encoding oligopeptide/dipeptide ABC transporter ATP-binding protein: protein MEKGSTENLFNDAQPPYTQALLSAVPSPDPRIEATRQRIVLHGDPPSPMDPPPGCRFQTRCQRAQDICRQKGPILTGQHNEHAVACYFPGSAAAREHAN from the coding sequence ATGGAGAAAGGTTCAACCGAGAACCTGTTTAACGATGCACAACCTCCTTATACCCAAGCGCTTTTGTCTGCTGTCCCGTCTCCCGACCCGCGTATTGAGGCAACCAGGCAGCGCATCGTACTGCACGGTGACCCGCCCAGCCCAATGGACCCGCCACCCGGATGCCGTTTCCAGACGCGCTGTCAGCGGGCGCAAGACATATGCCGGCAAAAAGGGCCAATTCTCACAGGTCAACACAATGAACACGCAGTTGCGTGCTATTTTCCTGGTTCGGCTGCAGCGCGAGAACACGCAAATTGA
- a CDS encoding HupE/UreJ family protein, with product MQTVQRGRLGEAVRQSLTLAALVFAALAYSASYAAAHNVTAGDAGYIQQIWGVKLIPFAYLGAKHMVTGYDHILFLFGVVFFLYRAKHVATYVSIFAVGHSTTMLLGVYYGWNVNAYIIDAIIGLSVVYKALDNLGAYQRWFGYQPNTKWATLIFGFFHGLGLAAKILDYDMPEDGLLPNLLAFNVGVEIGQFIALALILIFMGFWRKSKFFWKHAYGVNVAMMAAGFVLMGYQLTGLFVSA from the coding sequence ATGCAAACCGTCCAAAGGGGCCGGTTAGGGGAGGCTGTGCGCCAATCCCTGACGCTGGCAGCCCTTGTCTTTGCGGCGCTCGCCTACAGCGCGTCTTATGCCGCAGCCCATAACGTCACGGCTGGCGATGCCGGCTATATTCAACAGATCTGGGGCGTCAAACTGATCCCCTTCGCCTATCTGGGTGCCAAGCACATGGTGACGGGATATGACCATATCCTGTTTCTGTTCGGGGTCGTGTTTTTCCTGTACCGGGCCAAACATGTCGCCACCTATGTCAGCATCTTTGCCGTGGGCCATTCCACGACCATGCTGCTTGGCGTCTACTACGGCTGGAACGTCAATGCTTACATTATTGATGCCATCATCGGTTTGTCTGTCGTCTACAAGGCGCTGGACAATCTGGGAGCGTATCAGCGTTGGTTCGGCTATCAGCCCAATACCAAATGGGCCACGCTGATCTTCGGCTTTTTCCACGGCCTTGGTCTCGCAGCCAAGATTTTGGACTATGATATGCCCGAAGACGGGCTGTTGCCCAACTTGCTGGCCTTCAACGTCGGCGTCGAAATCGGCCAGTTCATAGCCCTTGCCCTGATCCTGATCTTCATGGGGTTTTGGCGCAAATCCAAATTCTTCTGGAAACACGCCTATGGCGTCAACGTCGCGATGATGGCGGCTGGTTTCGTGCTGATGGGATATCAGCTGACCGGCCTGTTCGTCTCAGCCTGA
- a CDS encoding transmembrane anchor protein, with protein sequence MYNSEKPSPEELPSSAQLIKSTIIAAVAAVVLLVTVVLPAEYGIDPTRIGSVLGLTEMGEIKTDLAEEAARDAQQAPEDQSSLFKDIFGAFVGAAYAQQSAEPWADEFSFTLTPGEGIEWKLVMDEGAVTEFDWVAEGGRANFELHGDNADESISYEKGRGKTGAKGTLVAAFTGNHGWFWRNRDKQDITITVKLRGAYSDIKRTY encoded by the coding sequence ATGTACAATTCTGAAAAACCAAGCCCCGAAGAACTGCCTAGCTCGGCCCAGTTGATCAAGTCCACTATCATTGCGGCCGTGGCCGCTGTGGTTTTGCTGGTGACCGTGGTTCTGCCCGCAGAATATGGCATTGATCCCACTCGGATCGGTAGTGTTCTCGGTCTGACCGAGATGGGAGAGATCAAGACCGATCTGGCCGAAGAGGCCGCTCGGGACGCGCAGCAGGCACCAGAAGATCAATCCAGCTTGTTTAAGGATATCTTTGGCGCCTTTGTGGGCGCCGCCTATGCGCAGCAAAGTGCCGAGCCCTGGGCGGATGAATTCTCGTTCACTCTGACCCCTGGAGAAGGAATCGAGTGGAAGCTGGTCATGGATGAAGGTGCTGTGACCGAATTTGACTGGGTTGCCGAAGGCGGTCGAGCAAATTTTGAACTCCATGGTGACAACGCTGACGAATCCATCAGCTATGAGAAAGGCCGTGGCAAAACCGGTGCAAAGGGAACATTGGTTGCCGCATTCACCGGCAATCACGGCTGGTTCTGGCGCAACCGTGATAAGCAGGACATCACGATCACCGTGAAGCTGCGCGGTGCCTACAGCGACATCAAGCGCACCTATTGA
- a CDS encoding HpcH/HpaI aldolase/citrate lyase family protein, producing the protein MNFKQRMLSGEPLVGTFLKTPAHELVEIIAKSKLDFLCLDAEHAPFDRGRLDICLAVARALGLPTLVRVPTGSADEILKALDSGATGIVVPHVDSAEKARRIAREGRFGHGGRGYAGSTRWAGFATRSMADVLKQSEEETIIIAQIEEPEGVAEVDDIAATEGIDGIFVGPADLAVCYGVTDQSDPQVLDAMRRSGVAAKAHGKTLMTFAASAEAGLKLRDYGVTMIFVASEHAFMLRAANAEAENFHGTART; encoded by the coding sequence ATGAATTTCAAACAACGCATGCTTTCTGGCGAACCTCTCGTCGGAACGTTTCTCAAGACACCAGCCCATGAACTGGTCGAGATAATTGCCAAGTCGAAACTGGACTTCCTGTGCCTGGATGCGGAACACGCACCCTTTGACCGGGGTCGGTTGGATATCTGCCTCGCCGTCGCGCGCGCACTGGGGCTGCCGACGTTGGTGCGGGTGCCGACTGGGTCGGCGGACGAGATTCTCAAGGCGCTTGACAGTGGCGCGACAGGTATTGTTGTGCCGCATGTTGACAGCGCCGAAAAGGCCCGTCGCATTGCGCGCGAGGGTCGTTTTGGCCATGGTGGTCGCGGCTATGCCGGATCAACCCGGTGGGCAGGGTTTGCGACTCGATCCATGGCTGATGTCCTCAAGCAAAGCGAAGAAGAGACAATTATCATTGCCCAAATCGAAGAACCAGAAGGCGTCGCAGAAGTTGATGATATCGCCGCGACCGAGGGCATCGACGGGATTTTTGTAGGACCTGCGGATCTTGCGGTGTGCTACGGCGTGACTGATCAGTCCGACCCACAGGTTCTTGATGCAATGCGACGCTCGGGCGTTGCAGCCAAAGCACATGGCAAGACGCTGATGACCTTTGCAGCCAGCGCAGAAGCCGGACTCAAGCTGCGCGACTATGGGGTGACCATGATCTTCGTCGCTTCGGAACACGCCTTCATGCTTCGCGCTGCAAACGCGGAAGCTGAGAACTTCCATGGCACCGCGAGGACGTGA
- a CDS encoding SMP-30/gluconolactonase/LRE family protein yields the protein MVFDIRSKCFTDLVHSDAQLEEIASGLGFTEGPIWHPEEHWLVFSDIQESHQYKWSEGEGVRVFRTPSNQANGNCFDKSGAVISCEHASSHLVRHDHGGKRVTSIATHFDGKELNSPNDVICDSHGRIWFTDPSFGRIREDLGILREQELPVQGVFRLDPDGTLHLVADDFQQPNGLCLSADETRLFVNDSWGGHIRVFDVATDGSLTGGVVWADVVGDGEGVPDGMKCTRDGQILCNGPGGVHLFDAQAHCLGVILTPQKSTNFCFGGAEFSMLYITASTSVYRIPTKMIGLPMI from the coding sequence ATGGTATTCGATATCCGTTCCAAATGCTTCACAGATCTGGTGCACTCTGACGCTCAACTGGAAGAAATCGCTAGCGGTCTGGGGTTTACCGAAGGGCCAATATGGCACCCCGAAGAGCATTGGCTGGTATTTTCGGACATTCAGGAGAGCCATCAATACAAGTGGAGCGAGGGTGAGGGAGTTCGCGTTTTTCGCACCCCATCCAACCAAGCAAACGGAAATTGCTTCGACAAAAGCGGGGCAGTGATCTCTTGCGAGCACGCCAGTTCGCATTTGGTACGCCATGATCACGGCGGCAAGCGGGTTACTTCGATCGCCACGCATTTTGATGGCAAAGAACTAAACAGCCCCAACGATGTTATCTGCGACTCGCACGGTCGGATTTGGTTCACTGATCCCAGTTTTGGTCGTATCCGAGAGGATCTTGGCATTCTGAGAGAGCAGGAACTGCCGGTGCAAGGCGTGTTCCGGCTGGATCCCGACGGCACCTTACACCTTGTCGCGGATGATTTTCAGCAACCCAACGGGTTGTGTTTGTCAGCTGACGAAACAAGGCTGTTTGTCAATGACAGTTGGGGTGGCCATATCCGCGTCTTTGATGTCGCCACTGATGGCTCACTGACCGGTGGGGTGGTCTGGGCCGATGTTGTTGGCGATGGGGAAGGGGTACCGGACGGTATGAAGTGCACCCGCGACGGCCAGATTTTGTGCAATGGTCCCGGCGGTGTACATCTGTTTGATGCCCAAGCGCACTGCCTTGGTGTCATTCTGACGCCGCAGAAATCTACCAACTTCTGCTTTGGTGGAGCCGAGTTCAGCATGCTGTACATCACTGCCAGCACGTCCGTTTACCGTATTCCGACCAAAATGATCGGCCTGCCTATGATCTAA
- a CDS encoding ester cyclase, translated as MSYEAEKEIVLNFYKALSDAEESAHSDVIAEYCAEDLLWRGFHPFNELRGASNVAQKFWQPLNHSLTNLQRRMDVFMAGQNEIDGFNSVWVVSMGHLMGLFDKDWLGIAPTGKMALLRYCEFNWIEHGKIVETAMYFDIPHFMIQAGLQPFPPQTAAQLVQPGPMTHDGLMFTPQPAEDGQKTLAAINAMISDLGRWDSGLSLEDELRRTWCEDMIWWGPSGIGATYTIERYAKQHAGPFRAGFADRSKTNHICRIAEGHYGGFFGWPNFTARPTGGFMGMPATDKAGEFRVIDIYRRKGDKLAENWIFIDLLHFWKQQGVDILDRMTHGGS; from the coding sequence ATGTCTTACGAAGCCGAGAAAGAAATTGTCCTGAACTTCTACAAAGCTCTGAGCGATGCAGAGGAATCAGCCCACTCTGATGTGATCGCTGAGTATTGCGCCGAGGACCTCCTGTGGCGCGGCTTTCACCCGTTCAACGAGTTGCGTGGCGCTAGCAACGTGGCGCAAAAATTCTGGCAGCCGCTGAATCACAGCCTAACTAACTTGCAGCGTCGGATGGACGTGTTCATGGCTGGTCAAAATGAAATCGACGGGTTCAATTCAGTCTGGGTTGTTTCGATGGGCCATCTCATGGGGCTGTTTGACAAGGACTGGCTGGGCATTGCGCCAACCGGAAAAATGGCCTTGCTGCGCTATTGCGAGTTCAACTGGATTGAGCACGGTAAGATTGTCGAAACCGCGATGTATTTCGACATCCCGCATTTCATGATTCAGGCCGGGTTGCAGCCCTTCCCGCCGCAGACCGCCGCACAACTTGTCCAGCCCGGGCCCATGACCCATGACGGCCTGATGTTCACGCCTCAACCCGCCGAAGACGGCCAAAAGACATTGGCCGCTATCAACGCGATGATCTCCGATCTTGGGCGGTGGGACAGCGGGCTCAGCCTTGAAGATGAGTTGCGCCGCACATGGTGCGAAGACATGATCTGGTGGGGGCCATCCGGTATCGGTGCGACCTACACAATCGAACGTTACGCCAAACAACACGCTGGCCCGTTCCGTGCTGGGTTTGCCGACCGGTCAAAAACCAACCATATCTGCCGCATCGCCGAGGGCCACTATGGCGGCTTTTTTGGCTGGCCGAACTTTACCGCCCGACCAACCGGCGGGTTCATGGGGATGCCTGCCACTGACAAAGCCGGTGAGTTCCGGGTGATAGACATTTATCGTCGCAAAGGTGATAAACTGGCCGAGAACTGGATTTTCATCGATCTGCTTCATTTCTGGAAGCAACAGGGTGTCGATATTCTGGACCGCATGACCCACGGTGGTTCTTAG
- a CDS encoding ABC transporter ATP-binding protein, which yields MAEIQLRNVGKRWGSFVGVDNFDLTISDKEFLVLLGPSGCGKTTTMRMIAGLEDASEGDILIDGTRVNDMEPKDRDVAMVFQSYALYPNMNVYENIRFPLRVRGIDASTHDEKVRRASAMVELDDFLHRKPAELSGGQRQRVALARAIVREPNVFLMDEPLSNLDAKLRVSTRAQIKNLSHELAVTTIYVTHDQIEAMTLADRVVIMKQGVVQQVGSPTAIYDEPANTFVASFIGNPAMNLVDGDVQGGVFRAQNTEVHGLNAPDGPITLGFRAEDANVVESGGEINAPIYTQELLGDSTMVSVRIGGALVSVKADKTYRAEIDDQVSVHIHTDHCHLFDAQTGARLEI from the coding sequence ATGGCCGAGATTCAACTGCGCAATGTTGGAAAACGTTGGGGTTCGTTTGTTGGAGTGGACAATTTCGACCTGACAATATCCGACAAGGAATTTCTGGTGCTTCTCGGCCCGTCGGGTTGTGGCAAGACCACGACGATGCGCATGATCGCAGGTTTGGAAGACGCAAGCGAGGGTGATATTCTGATCGACGGTACCCGCGTCAACGATATGGAGCCAAAAGACCGCGACGTTGCGATGGTGTTCCAGTCTTACGCTTTGTATCCGAACATGAATGTCTACGAGAACATTCGTTTCCCGCTGAGGGTACGTGGCATCGACGCTTCCACCCATGACGAAAAAGTGCGCCGTGCGTCGGCGATGGTAGAGTTGGACGACTTTCTGCATCGTAAGCCGGCAGAGCTGTCAGGTGGGCAACGTCAACGGGTGGCTCTGGCGCGTGCGATTGTACGCGAGCCCAACGTGTTCCTGATGGATGAGCCGTTGTCCAACCTTGACGCAAAACTGCGCGTTTCGACTCGCGCGCAGATCAAGAACCTTAGCCATGAACTGGCGGTGACTACGATTTATGTGACACATGACCAGATCGAGGCGATGACACTGGCCGATCGCGTGGTGATCATGAAGCAGGGTGTTGTCCAGCAGGTTGGCTCTCCGACGGCGATCTACGACGAGCCTGCGAACACGTTTGTCGCCAGCTTTATCGGCAACCCTGCGATGAACCTGGTTGATGGCGATGTTCAGGGCGGTGTGTTCCGCGCGCAGAATACCGAAGTGCATGGTCTGAATGCTCCGGATGGCCCAATAACTTTGGGTTTCCGCGCCGAGGACGCCAATGTCGTAGAAAGCGGGGGCGAGATTAACGCGCCCATCTATACGCAGGAATTGCTGGGCGACAGCACCATGGTCTCGGTTCGGATAGGCGGAGCGCTGGTCTCGGTCAAGGCCGACAAAACCTATCGTGCTGAAATCGACGATCAGGTGTCGGTTCATATCCATACCGATCACTGTCACCTGTTCGATGCGCAAACCGGCGCGCGCCTTGAGATCTGA
- a CDS encoding ABC transporter substrate-binding protein, translating into MFLKKIALAGSLTAFASSAGYACEITDRVNIVGNEFAAIQAVAAAAKECTGASVESNLTSEHQTINVAGLSGNPSEYTSAIIANSSIVALMNEDVIRPLNDLVEKHGQNLQPGQLIKIGDDIMAIAFMANAQHLMYRKDVLEQAGVEVPTTYEELLEAAEAIRAQGIMQNPVGGAYAAGWNLAQEFNNMFLGYGGTHFKPGSAEPNVNTEAGVKALNMMKALSEYMNPDFLTHDSNATNAEYRAGNVAIMNMWGSRASQQTTTEGVLQEVIDGHAIAAPLTVGGGTTPASTLWWDGWTVGKNISDEEAEATFVAMTHGVRPEMLNDETTPLAVWLIEGYEPADDAQGVFDAAKMGTTPYPMLPYMGLMHSALGNELADFMQGKESAEQALADVEAAYRAAAIEQGFLQ; encoded by the coding sequence ATGTTTCTAAAGAAAATCGCATTGGCCGGGTCACTGACCGCCTTTGCTTCGAGCGCGGGTTATGCCTGCGAGATCACGGATCGGGTCAACATCGTCGGCAACGAATTTGCCGCCATTCAGGCTGTGGCCGCTGCTGCAAAGGAATGCACGGGCGCATCTGTTGAATCCAACCTGACATCCGAACACCAAACCATCAACGTCGCCGGTCTGTCGGGTAATCCGTCGGAATACACCTCAGCCATCATCGCCAACAGCTCGATTGTGGCGTTGATGAATGAAGACGTTATCCGACCGCTCAATGACCTGGTCGAAAAACATGGTCAGAACCTGCAGCCGGGACAATTGATCAAGATCGGCGATGACATCATGGCCATCGCCTTCATGGCCAATGCTCAGCACCTGATGTACCGCAAGGACGTTCTGGAACAGGCAGGCGTCGAAGTGCCAACCACGTATGAAGAACTGCTCGAGGCGGCCGAAGCCATTCGCGCGCAGGGCATAATGCAAAACCCGGTTGGTGGTGCTTACGCTGCGGGATGGAATCTGGCGCAGGAATTCAACAACATGTTCCTTGGCTATGGAGGTACTCATTTCAAGCCCGGCAGCGCAGAGCCCAACGTCAATACCGAGGCCGGTGTCAAAGCGCTGAACATGATGAAGGCTTTGTCCGAGTATATGAACCCCGACTTTCTAACCCATGATTCCAATGCCACCAACGCGGAATACCGCGCGGGCAATGTGGCGATCATGAATATGTGGGGGTCACGGGCGTCACAGCAGACCACAACCGAAGGTGTCTTGCAGGAAGTAATCGATGGCCATGCCATTGCAGCGCCGCTGACCGTGGGTGGCGGCACGACTCCGGCCTCGACCCTTTGGTGGGACGGATGGACCGTCGGCAAGAACATCTCGGATGAAGAGGCTGAGGCGACTTTTGTCGCGATGACGCATGGCGTCCGCCCCGAAATGTTGAACGATGAAACCACGCCGCTGGCAGTCTGGTTGATCGAAGGGTACGAACCCGCAGACGACGCGCAGGGTGTATTTGACGCTGCCAAAATGGGCACGACGCCTTATCCGATGCTGCCCTACATGGGTTTGATGCACAGTGCACTTGGCAATGAACTTGCCGATTTCATGCAGGGCAAGGAAAGCGCTGAACAGGCGCTGGCCGATGTCGAGGCCGCCTATCGCGCCGCGGCAATCGAACAGGGCTTCCTACAGTAA
- a CDS encoding carbohydrate ABC transporter permease → MRHKTFLWFFLPTGLAMLLFIAMPIVSVVIQSIYAPHPAVLVEVENCTPLVGCTTETTIDQEATAALRAEQPLGRFVGLDIYFDRGHLAIQEVGEIWAASDTWGDLFSEVGNLPFYRAMAFTLTFTFIVTPLTIILGLVIALAVNSLHRHLKGLMIFFSLLPMIVTPLIGSLILFWMIDSRGVIGNALVNLAGDPDFSLKASTGLMWVALMVYGVWSSAPFAFVVFYAGLQTLPKDQIEAAQIDGATRWQQVKFVVVPHLMPLVTFVALIQLMDNFKVFEPIIGFSAGAHAQSLSTFIFNDLGGETRQLSSAAATSVITIIGVAILLSPVLVRTWRDFKGAR, encoded by the coding sequence ATGCGCCATAAGACATTCCTTTGGTTTTTCCTGCCCACAGGACTTGCAATGCTGCTGTTCATTGCAATGCCCATCGTCTCGGTGGTGATCCAATCCATTTACGCCCCACACCCGGCGGTTCTGGTGGAAGTCGAAAACTGTACTCCGCTTGTCGGGTGCACAACCGAGACCACCATCGATCAGGAAGCCACCGCAGCGCTTCGTGCCGAACAACCATTGGGCAGATTTGTCGGGCTGGATATCTACTTTGATCGCGGCCACTTGGCGATACAGGAGGTTGGCGAAATCTGGGCGGCGAGTGACACGTGGGGTGACCTTTTCTCAGAGGTCGGAAACTTGCCCTTCTATCGGGCCATGGCCTTTACGCTGACCTTCACATTCATTGTGACACCCCTCACGATCATTCTGGGGCTGGTGATTGCGCTGGCGGTCAACTCACTGCACCGGCACCTCAAGGGTTTGATGATCTTCTTCTCGCTCTTGCCCATGATTGTGACACCGCTGATCGGCTCGCTCATTCTGTTTTGGATGATTGACAGTCGTGGCGTCATCGGCAATGCCCTTGTAAACTTGGCCGGAGATCCGGATTTCAGTCTAAAGGCTTCGACCGGGCTGATGTGGGTGGCGCTGATGGTTTATGGCGTCTGGAGCTCGGCCCCCTTTGCCTTCGTGGTGTTCTATGCCGGTTTGCAAACTTTGCCCAAAGATCAGATCGAGGCGGCCCAGATCGATGGGGCAACCCGCTGGCAACAGGTCAAATTCGTGGTTGTTCCCCATCTCATGCCACTGGTTACGTTTGTTGCGCTGATCCAGTTGATGGATAATTTCAAGGTGTTTGAACCGATTATTGGCTTCAGCGCCGGTGCCCATGCGCAATCGCTCAGTACTTTCATCTTCAACGACCTCGGCGGTGAAACGCGACAACTGTCCTCTGCAGCCGCTACGTCTGTGATCACGATTATCGGGGTCGCCATTCTGTTGTCGCCCGTGCTTGTCCGCACCTGGCGTGACTTCAAAGGAGCTAGATAA
- a CDS encoding carbohydrate ABC transporter permease: protein MASRAQRMPKSLRIASSLFVILWFILAAFPFLWTVWGSFKVELDFFSIADWTNALTGARTEAVYGSPFTTTGYEGAWIQEEFWRNVLNTGIVCVFVVAISLTIGTLGGYALSRSSYNYTFWLLITALIFRAMPPITLVSGYLLPFFEWNIWGILPTTIIVLVAINQPFTLWMLHAFFKNIPSELDESAKVDGCNQFQAFRRVIIPVMWPGVITTGLFSFLLAYNDFAVGAMLLSESNRTMVPAIAAFLGTTQTEGNVMFAVAAVVSATVPLFILVMFFQRQIVGGLTAGAVKG from the coding sequence ATGGCCAGCCGTGCGCAAAGAATGCCCAAAAGCCTTCGGATTGCTTCGTCGCTTTTTGTGATCCTTTGGTTCATCCTGGCCGCTTTCCCGTTCCTCTGGACGGTTTGGGGGTCGTTCAAGGTAGAGCTGGATTTCTTCTCGATCGCCGATTGGACCAACGCCTTAACCGGCGCGCGGACCGAGGCAGTTTATGGCTCACCCTTTACCACCACCGGTTACGAAGGGGCTTGGATTCAGGAAGAATTTTGGCGGAATGTTCTGAACACGGGGATCGTTTGCGTCTTTGTGGTCGCCATCTCGCTGACCATCGGAACGCTGGGGGGCTATGCGCTTTCGCGGTCGAGCTATAACTACACATTCTGGCTTTTGATCACGGCGCTGATCTTCCGCGCGATGCCGCCGATCACGTTGGTTTCGGGTTATCTGTTGCCCTTCTTTGAATGGAATATCTGGGGGATACTTCCGACGACAATTATCGTACTTGTCGCGATCAACCAGCCGTTCACTCTGTGGATGCTACACGCCTTCTTCAAGAACATCCCCAGCGAGCTTGACGAAAGCGCAAAGGTCGACGGCTGCAACCAGTTTCAGGCCTTCCGCCGCGTGATCATTCCGGTGATGTGGCCGGGTGTGATCACCACGGGGCTGTTCTCGTTTCTTCTGGCCTATAACGACTTTGCCGTTGGGGCGATGCTGTTGTCAGAAAGCAACCGCACAATGGTTCCAGCCATCGCCGCGTTCCTTGGTACAACGCAAACCGAGGGCAACGTAATGTTCGCCGTTGCGGCCGTGGTTTCTGCGACGGTTCCGCTGTTCATCTTGGTGATGTTCTTCCAGCGTCAGATTGTGGGCGGTTTGACCGCCGGGGCTGTGAAAGGCTGA
- a CDS encoding nuclear transport factor 2 family protein, with protein sequence MERLDRKPFLNFTAAQRHPGNFRPAYEGFFAPGAHVNVVHPFNEVAGGLGLHDHVIAPLAASFDGLFRRDDIVMAGVFEGQGWISATGYFVGRFSRDWLGIRATGELAYLRFGEFHRMQDGKAVESYIFFDIPELMLAAGQWPITDSPGKTRGFTGMIQGPASHDGILTTPQDPVEGAKSYRMVTEMLAKLATKNEAWRPFWHDNMVWYGPGAFGSFVGLESFASFQVPFEATFEGWSGGSAGNGMTAHFTRFGEGNYVCSGGWPSLTGVQVKPFLDQPASGKRVFMRVCDWWRREDDLLVENWVFVDIPHVLLQLGYDLFADIAEQAA encoded by the coding sequence ATGGAACGCCTCGACCGTAAACCCTTTCTGAATTTCACCGCCGCGCAACGCCATCCAGGCAATTTCCGGCCAGCCTATGAGGGATTCTTCGCCCCCGGTGCACATGTCAACGTGGTGCATCCTTTCAACGAGGTCGCGGGTGGCCTCGGGCTGCACGATCACGTCATCGCCCCGCTCGCAGCCTCCTTCGATGGGCTTTTTCGGCGCGATGATATCGTCATGGCCGGTGTATTTGAAGGACAGGGCTGGATCAGCGCCACCGGCTATTTCGTCGGTCGGTTCTCGCGCGACTGGCTTGGTATCCGCGCCACAGGTGAGCTTGCCTATCTGCGCTTCGGCGAGTTCCACCGCATGCAGGATGGCAAGGCGGTGGAGAGCTATATCTTCTTCGATATCCCAGAACTGATGCTGGCTGCAGGGCAATGGCCGATCACCGATAGCCCGGGCAAGACCCGTGGCTTCACCGGGATGATTCAGGGTCCAGCAAGCCATGATGGCATCTTGACCACGCCGCAAGACCCAGTCGAGGGGGCCAAGAGCTATCGTATGGTCACAGAAATGCTGGCCAAGCTTGCCACCAAGAACGAGGCCTGGCGCCCGTTTTGGCATGACAACATGGTCTGGTACGGCCCCGGCGCCTTCGGTTCTTTCGTCGGGCTCGAGAGTTTTGCAAGCTTCCAGGTGCCTTTCGAGGCCACCTTCGAAGGTTGGTCCGGCGGCAGTGCGGGAAATGGCATGACTGCGCATTTCACCCGCTTCGGCGAAGGCAATTACGTATGCTCGGGCGGCTGGCCTTCCTTGACCGGTGTCCAGGTGAAACCCTTCCTCGACCAGCCCGCAAGCGGAAAACGCGTCTTCATGCGGGTCTGCGACTGGTGGCGTCGAGAGGACGATCTGTTGGTCGAAAACTGGGTTTTCGTCGACATCCCGCATGTGTTGTTGCAGCTGGGATATGACCTTTTTGCCGACATCGCCGAGCAAGCCGCATGA